Proteins found in one Pyxidicoccus trucidator genomic segment:
- a CDS encoding serine hydrolase, translating to MRYALALLLVVLSFTPALAQVPEASPQAIDAAIQRTLESFEVPGIAVAVVKDGKVVLAKGYGVRKQGERTPVTPDTLFGIASNTKAFTAAALAMLVDEGKLQWDDRVIDHLPSFQMHDSYVTRELTVRDLLVHRSGLGLGAGDLLYFPQSTFTEEEIVTRLRRIPPASSFRSKYAYDNILYLVAGKVIEKASGKSWGAFMRERIFTPLGMRTSNTSVTAFRAGANVAMPHAKADGVLKAIAPVPFDNNAPAGGINSSVNELSRWMLAQLERGVVPGTEGKKRLFSEEQSREMWSAQTVLPIREPSKALAATRANFSAYGLGWSLRDYRGYKLVGHTGGLPGYVSRVVLVPELRLGIAVLTNQEERGGYEAPTWTLLDAYLGAPATDWVAAFKADDVEREAKAQAKVAAANSGRNAQSKPSLPMDAYVGKYRDAWYGDVAISKEGEKWVLRFSRTPALTGTLEHWQYDTFVAKWKDRTLNADAYVSFSLKPDGSIGEMRMQPVSPLTDFSYDFQDLLFTPVKEDAAGAVARPVH from the coding sequence TCTCCGCAGGCCATCGATGCCGCGATTCAGCGGACGCTGGAGTCCTTCGAGGTGCCCGGCATCGCCGTCGCCGTCGTGAAGGACGGCAAGGTGGTGTTGGCGAAGGGCTATGGCGTGCGGAAGCAGGGTGAGCGCACGCCGGTGACGCCGGACACGTTGTTCGGCATCGCCTCCAACACCAAGGCCTTCACCGCGGCGGCGCTGGCCATGCTCGTGGATGAGGGGAAGCTCCAGTGGGATGACCGCGTCATCGACCACCTGCCCTCGTTCCAGATGCATGACTCGTACGTCACGCGCGAGCTGACCGTGCGTGACTTGCTGGTGCACCGAAGCGGCCTGGGGCTGGGGGCCGGCGACCTGCTCTACTTCCCGCAGTCGACGTTCACCGAGGAGGAGATTGTCACCCGCCTGCGGCGCATCCCTCCGGCGAGCAGCTTCCGCAGCAAGTATGCGTACGACAACATCCTCTACCTCGTGGCGGGGAAGGTCATCGAGAAGGCGAGCGGGAAGAGCTGGGGCGCCTTCATGCGCGAGCGCATCTTCACGCCGCTGGGGATGCGGACCAGCAACACCAGCGTGACGGCCTTCCGCGCGGGCGCCAACGTGGCCATGCCGCACGCGAAGGCGGATGGAGTGCTGAAGGCCATTGCCCCGGTGCCCTTCGACAACAACGCGCCGGCGGGTGGCATCAACTCCAGCGTCAATGAGCTGTCGCGGTGGATGCTCGCGCAGCTGGAGCGTGGAGTGGTTCCGGGCACGGAGGGGAAGAAGCGTCTCTTCAGCGAGGAGCAGTCGAGGGAGATGTGGTCGGCGCAGACGGTGCTGCCCATCCGCGAGCCGTCGAAGGCGCTCGCCGCGACGCGCGCGAACTTCTCGGCGTACGGGCTCGGCTGGTCGCTGCGCGACTACCGGGGCTACAAGCTGGTGGGGCACACGGGAGGGCTGCCGGGCTACGTGTCGCGCGTGGTGCTCGTCCCGGAATTGCGGCTGGGCATCGCCGTGCTGACGAACCAGGAGGAGCGCGGTGGGTACGAGGCCCCCACGTGGACGTTGCTGGACGCGTACCTGGGGGCTCCGGCCACGGACTGGGTCGCCGCGTTCAAGGCGGATGACGTGGAGCGGGAGGCGAAGGCGCAGGCGAAGGTGGCGGCGGCGAACTCGGGACGGAATGCGCAGTCGAAGCCGTCGCTGCCCATGGACGCCTACGTGGGGAAGTACCGGGACGCCTGGTACGGCGACGTGGCCATCTCGAAGGAAGGGGAGAAGTGGGTCCTCCGCTTCAGCCGCACGCCCGCGCTCACTGGAACGCTGGAGCATTGGCAGTACGACACCTTCGTGGCGAAGTGGAAGGACCGCACGCTGAACGCGGATGCGTACGTGTCATTCTCCCTGAAGCCGGATGGCTCCATCGGTGAGATGCGGATGCAGCCCGTGTCTCCGCTCACCGACTTCAGCTACGACTTCCAGGACCTGCTCTTCACGCCCGTGAAGGAGGATGCCGCCGGGGCTGTCGCACGTCCCGTGCACTGA